In one window of Ignavibacteriales bacterium DNA:
- the porU gene encoding type IX secretion system sortase PorU yields the protein MRVIQSDAAGCTIQFSPTYSSPETLLVDGFQTIRYSFAKAIHYSEAKSGEPEILVRSTLVQMPGLLGNTVSILQSEYEEIQNVLIPPVPYSARNSVGMTAEYRFDPDLYNRNGFAPVNLAWIDHIGETRGMFLGSLRISPIQFDPIRKILRRYTRLVIRVNFGIPDLLHRAGQLRNDLTGSNIINQSIVAVTDRLTTSGKVNSVLSEGTWYRFDVREDGMYKLTGQILLNTGVPANTDPNTIKVYSNGGMRTPIDVSTYYPDDLVQNAVEIFDGGTAGHLDPTDYIIFYGKSSRGWKYNPSSKMFSHYINYFDDRSFYWITYGGAISKQVAKVTNPFQTAGFVPQTVEAKIFREDDKSNLFSSGIEWMGESFLGGGQIVYRHQLPGLDLTQPMRYKFNIGALSVAYSSFEIYEHDSLLSTSSIRGDGGDYPNYISVTTPFIGRIPNFTDGQSVLRFRYNNSSAGRGYIDWYEIFYRQVLRAQNDIFSFHTNDTSAIAEYRVSGFGGGNVFVFDVSKYDSLIKIETTQISMDTCTFQLALNAGTTREIFAIGQNGFKIPGTITSVQNQNLHGDANEAEFVIVTHKDFISTAERLKQHREGKSKNPISTQVFDIEEIYNEFGGGSSSPVAVRNFLKYAYLNWQKPPKYLLLLGDGDFDYKRTLGSDEPNWVPPWESTESFIQLYSYASDDLYGVFFTGERVNLGIGRLPVRSVTEANNVIDKIIEYETESVPDIWKLRFTFVADDGPGVPDRNDRSIHMAHAEGIAAMVPALFEKRKIYIYENPTVYTPAGRRKPTANLAIRNAINQGSLVLNFAGHGNPRLWTHEAIFVKETDFPLLTNKGKYFFLVAATCNYSNFDLLTDQSGGELLMLMKNAGAIGVFSALRPVYADANYALNVDLYTHLIDTTRNGTVKTKRLGDIIFQTKQQFPDLVNDRKYFLIGDPSLELQFPKLVASVDSINHIANTEPVRLQALSRTEIDATIRDTSSNPLHQISGRAQLAVYDADRTNIINAPELGNGFKYSTSGSILFRGQDTIVGGNMKGEFIVPKDISYSNSPGRVVIYFTSDSADGAGFTKNILMNGTDTNAVADNKGPQIALYFDRRSFKPGDVVSSSPMLLADFVDSSGINTSGGGIGHRLEAWLDNNSESIDLSEYYKSKVNTYRLGSVEYPLGSLSNGTHTLRLRAWDTYNNSSTEETMFNVVSGAGLSLSNILNYPNPISNATYFTFEHNQVNAIDAEVKIYTVAGRMIQSVSRKGITDRFVKIYWDGFDKDGDRLANGVYLYKVTAKTSDGRFNSESVGKLTILH from the coding sequence GTGCGCGTAATTCAGTCTGATGCGGCAGGTTGCACTATTCAGTTCTCTCCAACTTATTCTTCACCGGAAACTCTTTTGGTCGATGGATTTCAAACAATCCGCTACAGTTTCGCGAAAGCAATCCATTATTCTGAAGCAAAATCCGGAGAACCGGAAATTCTGGTCCGCTCAACTCTTGTACAGATGCCCGGATTGTTAGGTAATACGGTTTCGATACTGCAAAGTGAATATGAAGAAATTCAGAATGTTTTAATTCCGCCGGTACCTTATTCTGCGCGGAATTCAGTTGGAATGACTGCTGAGTATCGTTTTGATCCGGACTTATACAATCGGAACGGATTCGCTCCAGTCAATTTAGCGTGGATCGATCATATCGGAGAAACGCGAGGAATGTTCTTGGGATCGTTGCGTATATCTCCAATCCAATTTGATCCTATTCGAAAAATATTACGTAGATATACACGATTGGTTATTCGAGTGAACTTTGGAATACCCGATCTATTACATCGTGCCGGTCAGCTCCGCAACGATCTGACTGGGAGCAATATCATAAATCAGTCCATAGTAGCGGTTACCGATCGACTTACAACAAGCGGTAAAGTTAACAGTGTTCTTAGCGAAGGGACATGGTATCGGTTCGATGTAAGAGAAGACGGAATGTATAAGCTTACAGGTCAAATTTTACTCAATACCGGAGTACCTGCAAATACTGATCCGAACACAATCAAAGTGTACTCAAACGGCGGTATGAGAACACCGATCGATGTTAGTACCTACTATCCGGATGATCTTGTTCAGAATGCTGTCGAGATTTTTGATGGTGGTACAGCCGGACATTTAGACCCGACCGATTATATAATATTTTACGGAAAAAGTTCGCGCGGATGGAAATATAATCCGTCATCTAAGATGTTTTCACATTATATCAATTATTTTGATGATCGGAGTTTTTATTGGATAACTTACGGTGGTGCTATCTCGAAGCAAGTTGCGAAAGTTACGAATCCATTCCAGACTGCCGGATTTGTCCCCCAGACCGTTGAAGCTAAAATATTCCGTGAAGATGATAAATCGAATTTATTCAGTTCAGGGATTGAGTGGATGGGAGAATCTTTTCTCGGAGGCGGGCAGATTGTGTATCGTCATCAGCTCCCCGGTTTGGATCTCACCCAACCGATGCGCTATAAATTTAATATCGGTGCGTTATCGGTAGCGTATTCATCATTTGAAATTTATGAGCATGATTCACTGCTGTCTACCTCATCTATTCGCGGTGATGGCGGCGACTATCCGAATTATATATCCGTCACAACGCCGTTTATCGGAAGGATTCCAAACTTTACAGATGGACAATCGGTATTGAGATTCCGGTATAATAATTCTTCAGCGGGGCGCGGTTATATCGATTGGTATGAAATATTTTACCGGCAAGTGCTGAGGGCTCAGAATGATATATTTTCGTTTCATACGAATGATACAAGTGCGATCGCTGAATACCGTGTCTCAGGTTTCGGCGGTGGCAACGTTTTTGTTTTTGATGTTTCAAAATATGACAGTCTTATTAAAATAGAGACCACTCAAATTTCAATGGATACCTGCACATTCCAATTAGCATTGAATGCCGGAACAACGAGGGAAATATTTGCAATTGGTCAGAATGGTTTTAAAATACCAGGAACTATAACATCCGTTCAAAATCAGAATTTACACGGTGACGCTAACGAAGCAGAGTTCGTTATCGTAACACATAAAGATTTTATTTCTACTGCCGAAAGGTTAAAACAACATCGAGAGGGAAAAAGTAAAAATCCGATCTCGACTCAAGTTTTCGACATTGAAGAAATTTACAATGAATTTGGCGGAGGTTCAAGTTCTCCCGTCGCGGTCAGAAACTTTTTGAAATATGCTTACCTCAACTGGCAAAAACCTCCGAAATATCTATTGCTTCTGGGAGACGGAGATTTTGATTATAAACGCACATTGGGATCAGATGAACCAAATTGGGTTCCACCGTGGGAATCTACTGAATCGTTTATTCAATTGTATTCGTATGCAAGCGATGATCTCTACGGTGTTTTTTTTACGGGAGAAAGAGTGAACCTTGGTATCGGCAGGTTACCGGTTCGATCCGTAACCGAAGCGAATAATGTTATTGATAAAATAATTGAGTATGAAACTGAGTCTGTTCCGGATATCTGGAAACTCAGATTTACTTTTGTTGCAGATGACGGACCGGGTGTACCAGATAGAAATGATCGATCAATTCACATGGCGCATGCTGAAGGTATCGCTGCCATGGTCCCGGCATTGTTTGAGAAAAGGAAGATATATATCTACGAAAATCCGACAGTATATACACCAGCCGGTAGGCGTAAACCAACAGCGAATCTTGCAATTCGAAATGCAATAAACCAAGGGAGTCTTGTTTTAAATTTTGCCGGGCACGGAAATCCGCGCCTCTGGACACATGAAGCTATTTTTGTTAAAGAAACCGATTTTCCCTTGCTGACGAATAAGGGAAAATATTTTTTCTTAGTTGCGGCAACATGCAATTATTCGAATTTCGATTTGCTGACAGATCAATCAGGGGGTGAATTACTCATGTTAATGAAAAATGCAGGCGCAATTGGCGTTTTCTCGGCTCTTCGCCCGGTTTACGCAGATGCTAACTATGCACTGAATGTTGATTTATATACGCATCTTATAGATACAACACGTAACGGTACTGTTAAAACAAAACGGTTGGGAGATATCATCTTCCAAACCAAGCAGCAATTTCCTGATCTTGTGAATGATAGGAAATATTTTCTTATTGGAGATCCTTCTCTGGAGCTTCAGTTCCCGAAACTTGTCGCTTCTGTAGACAGCATAAACCATATTGCCAACACTGAACCTGTCCGGCTTCAGGCGTTGAGCAGGACTGAGATAGATGCGACAATCCGGGATACAAGTTCAAATCCACTTCATCAAATTTCAGGTCGAGCACAACTCGCGGTTTACGATGCCGATAGGACTAATATAATCAATGCTCCCGAATTGGGGAACGGTTTTAAATATTCTACCTCAGGTTCTATATTATTCCGTGGCCAGGATACAATCGTTGGTGGAAATATGAAAGGTGAGTTTATTGTTCCTAAAGATATTTCTTACTCGAATTCTCCGGGCAGGGTGGTTATTTATTTTACAAGCGATTCTGCCGACGGCGCAGGATTCACGAAGAATATTCTTATGAATGGCACAGATACAAATGCCGTTGCGGATAATAAAGGTCCTCAGATTGCATTATATTTCGACCGACGCAGTTTCAAACCTGGCGATGTTGTGAGTTCATCACCGATGCTATTAGCCGACTTTGTTGATTCAAGCGGAATAAATACATCGGGTGGTGGAATTGGGCACCGACTTGAAGCATGGTTAGATAACAATTCAGAGAGCATCGATCTTTCTGAATATTACAAGAGTAAAGTCAATACCTATCGGCTCGGGTCGGTGGAATATCCGCTCGGATCACTCAGTAATGGAACTCATACTCTCCGATTGCGTGCGTGGGATACATATAATAATTCTTCAACTGAAGAGACGATGTTCAACGTGGTATCTGGCGCGGGATTATCGCTCTCAAATATTCTTAATTATCCTAACCCTATATCGAACGCTACATATTTTACATTCGAGCATAATCAGGTAAACGCCATAGATGCTGAAGTAAAAATCTACACTGTTGCCGGAAGAATGATTCAATCGGTATCACGCAAAGGAATAACGGATCGCTTTGTGAAGATATATTGGGATGGATTTGATAAGGATGGAGATCGTTTGGCAAATGGGGTCTACTTATATAAAGTGACAGCTAAAACGTCAGACGGTCGATTTAACTCAGAGAGTGTTGGAAAATTAACAATTTTACATTGA
- the porV gene encoding type IX secretion system outer membrane channel protein PorV, which produces MRSKISGKKISHIFFISVALIMFASQMFGQGESAVPFLLIAPNARADGMGESGVALSDDGAASYWNPGGLAFEKYQEISITHSNWLPQFHLSDLFYEFLAYRNNIEDWGGTVSGSIIYLNLGEFNRRGENNEDLGTFKAYEFAVTAGYATKVISELGVGVNLRFIYSALDPQKSQNQARGVASTVSFDLGALWKPQSLVLPGLGDIEDRFAVGLNLSNLGPKLTYIQQAQADPLPTNLRLGFAVKIIKSEFNNITGTLDFSRMLVRRYPADTLKDAEGNPVQPLVVTESHVDNLPKSLVSAWGSGGLKKVTIAGGLEYWYGSPKLFALRWGYFYEHPNYGNRKFMTFGAGIRYDIYGFDFSYLSAIEEGHPLSETLRFTLIMSWGGEDEE; this is translated from the coding sequence ATGAGATCAAAAATATCCGGGAAAAAGATATCCCACATTTTCTTCATTTCTGTTGCGCTTATTATGTTTGCGTCGCAGATGTTCGGGCAAGGTGAATCGGCTGTGCCTTTTCTGCTTATTGCTCCTAATGCCCGTGCAGACGGTATGGGCGAATCGGGCGTTGCTCTTTCGGATGACGGAGCGGCATCTTACTGGAACCCCGGCGGACTCGCATTTGAAAAATATCAAGAAATCAGTATCACCCATTCTAATTGGTTGCCTCAATTTCATTTATCCGATCTCTTTTATGAATTTCTGGCGTACAGAAATAATATCGAAGATTGGGGTGGCACGGTTTCCGGGAGTATTATCTATTTGAATCTCGGTGAATTCAACCGCCGTGGTGAAAACAACGAAGACCTTGGGACTTTCAAAGCTTACGAGTTTGCCGTAACAGCAGGATACGCTACTAAAGTTATATCTGAACTCGGAGTTGGAGTGAATCTTCGATTTATTTACAGCGCTCTCGATCCGCAAAAATCTCAGAATCAGGCGCGTGGTGTTGCATCAACCGTCAGTTTTGATCTGGGTGCACTCTGGAAACCACAATCGCTGGTGCTTCCGGGTCTCGGAGATATTGAGGATCGATTCGCAGTCGGTTTAAATTTGTCTAATCTCGGTCCGAAGCTTACTTACATTCAACAAGCTCAAGCAGATCCGCTTCCAACCAATTTGCGTCTTGGATTCGCGGTGAAAATAATCAAGAGTGAATTTAACAACATCACTGGTACACTCGATTTCAGCAGAATGTTGGTGCGTCGGTATCCCGCCGATACTTTAAAGGATGCTGAAGGTAATCCGGTTCAACCATTGGTTGTAACGGAATCTCACGTCGATAATCTCCCGAAGTCGTTGGTTTCTGCATGGGGATCCGGAGGATTGAAAAAAGTTACAATTGCAGGGGGACTTGAATACTGGTACGGCAGTCCGAAATTATTCGCGTTACGCTGGGGATATTTTTACGAACATCCGAACTATGGAAACAGAAAGTTCATGACTTTCGGCGCAGGTATCCGGTACGATATCTATGGTTTCGATTTCAGTTATCTGTCGGCAATCGAAGAAGGTCATCCGCTAAGCGAAACGCTCCGCTTCACACTTATCATGTCGTGGGGTGGCGAGGACGAAGAATAA
- a CDS encoding T9SS type A sorting domain-containing protein has protein sequence MQNKIIAIILISFFIGPLLSFGQNKFQPVFDHSLTVEQDYFSQTVSKPETSLRVLAVMVDFQTDTDSRTTGDGHFDLHDTSKKFLDAPPHNCAYFKQHLAFLKNYYEKVSDNVLNVSFELLDSIYCLPHEMKYYSPSKSSKKNVELGYLVKDTWELVDSIAAATHQHVDFQQYNTFIIFHAGVGRDIDLASLYGYDPTPYDIPSLYVNLKSMQVMYNDDSFAGIAVDSGRFHITSSMILPETETRDQVPFPLGINGLVVASVASHLELPDLFNTKNGRSAIGRFGLMDGQAIFSWNGAFPPEPSAWEKQYLGWIKPIEIKISDSTYILPAKSLAGSLDTTLKVSISSKEYFLIENRNRDANRDGAIVTMVVGKDTIKKQWLRDTSNFNSIDQDSLFGTIIDVDEFDWSLPGGVDSRTKTFYDGGILIWHIDENIIDQNIATNTINADVNRRGVNLMEADGSPDIGQSYGLLDPGSGSENGTALDYWFSGNSAPLRKYDTTGFTPTSYPSSNSNTGANSHIYINRFSERGPSMSARIKIGDEQILPLPQFPKFVGKNYKCNSVTALGYESGNQGLIISANPPDDTVAHEYNSPAIYAWKYDGSPLIAGVDSTSLSPLQYPSAKFVGKTAIKDFSGDFIPDLATGVWVDNSPLQSYLLGWSMVDSQPDQKLDTLFSFGVVHAISTSAVISDSFVAYGTKGGSIYFVKSSGSITGAVSLNVFDSTEIVGLNLLTSNSYIALSAIGDVRKISPYTSEVLSPIKQFGHTFNAPAASALISGNSYWKDQIGRCIAFASSDGYIYLVDSSLNLLNGFPIATGSEINNSPAIGDVDGDNIKDIVVFGGNKIYAVNATGAYLDNYPITVPSQKPILTSPSIADVNGDGLVDIVAVTQEGIVVAYNSQGRMVNGFPLLSGPNSGSTPAVFYMNSVCLSCVDIGLAVGSDDGFVYAWKTGGIVTGLTAPPIMPWPQYLHDAQNTGMSAEVSAPISKSDNYLPAERAYNWPNPVTAADNFITHFRYYVKENSTIRIKIIDQAGDLVTQFEKTGVGGIDNEFEWDASALQSGVYYVHVEANGSSGSGHSIFKMAIVR, from the coding sequence GTGCAAAATAAAATCATCGCGATAATACTTATCTCGTTTTTCATAGGTCCATTATTATCATTCGGTCAAAATAAATTTCAACCGGTTTTTGATCATTCGTTAACGGTTGAGCAAGATTATTTTTCTCAAACTGTCTCGAAACCAGAAACTTCGCTCAGAGTTCTTGCGGTTATGGTTGATTTCCAAACAGACACTGATTCAAGAACCACAGGAGATGGTCATTTCGATCTTCACGACACGTCAAAAAAATTTCTTGACGCACCGCCTCATAATTGTGCTTATTTTAAACAACATCTTGCATTCCTAAAAAATTATTATGAAAAAGTTTCAGACAATGTATTAAATGTCTCTTTTGAGTTGCTCGACAGCATTTACTGTCTACCTCATGAAATGAAATATTACAGTCCGTCAAAATCGAGCAAGAAAAATGTTGAGCTCGGTTATCTCGTCAAGGATACGTGGGAATTGGTAGATTCGATCGCTGCAGCAACTCACCAGCATGTAGATTTTCAACAGTATAATACTTTCATAATTTTTCACGCGGGTGTTGGAAGAGATATCGATCTTGCATCACTCTACGGTTACGATCCGACACCTTATGATATTCCTTCGTTGTACGTAAATCTTAAATCGATGCAGGTAATGTATAATGATGATAGTTTCGCAGGTATTGCGGTCGATAGCGGACGATTTCACATTACTAGTTCAATGATTTTACCGGAAACCGAAACGCGCGATCAGGTGCCATTCCCGTTAGGAATTAACGGTTTAGTTGTTGCATCTGTTGCTAGCCATCTTGAACTGCCGGATTTGTTCAATACGAAAAACGGCAGATCTGCAATCGGGCGCTTCGGATTGATGGACGGTCAGGCAATTTTCAGTTGGAACGGGGCGTTCCCGCCGGAACCTTCTGCCTGGGAAAAACAATATTTAGGTTGGATTAAACCAATTGAAATAAAAATTTCTGATTCGACTTATATTTTACCTGCAAAAAGTTTAGCGGGAAGTTTAGATACAACATTGAAAGTCAGTATCAGCTCGAAAGAATATTTTTTAATTGAAAATAGAAACCGCGACGCAAATCGCGATGGTGCGATTGTTACAATGGTTGTTGGCAAAGACACGATTAAAAAACAATGGCTAAGAGATACGTCAAATTTTAATTCCATTGACCAGGATTCTTTGTTCGGAACGATTATCGATGTCGATGAATTCGACTGGAGCTTGCCGGGTGGTGTTGACAGCCGGACAAAAACATTTTATGACGGTGGAATTCTCATCTGGCACATTGATGAAAATATTATTGATCAGAATATTGCTACAAATACGATCAATGCCGATGTCAATAGGCGGGGAGTTAATTTGATGGAAGCCGACGGCTCGCCAGATATCGGTCAATCTTATGGTTTATTGGATCCGGGTTCAGGAAGTGAAAACGGCACCGCACTCGATTATTGGTTCTCAGGCAATTCAGCCCCGTTAAGAAAATACGACACGACAGGTTTTACACCAACATCTTATCCGAGCAGCAATAGTAACACCGGAGCTAACAGTCATATTTACATTAATCGATTTTCGGAACGCGGTCCGAGCATGAGCGCAAGAATAAAAATTGGGGATGAGCAGATTTTACCGCTTCCCCAATTCCCGAAATTTGTTGGGAAAAATTATAAATGCAACTCAGTCACTGCACTGGGATATGAATCCGGAAATCAGGGATTGATAATTTCGGCAAATCCGCCTGATGACACTGTGGCCCATGAATATAATTCACCTGCTATTTATGCATGGAAATATGACGGCTCGCCTTTAATAGCCGGTGTTGATTCTACATCTTTGTCGCCGTTACAATATCCGAGCGCGAAGTTTGTTGGAAAAACTGCGATAAAAGATTTTTCTGGCGATTTCATTCCTGATCTCGCTACTGGTGTTTGGGTTGATAATTCTCCGTTACAAAGTTATCTCCTCGGCTGGTCGATGGTTGATAGCCAACCCGATCAAAAATTAGACACATTATTTTCATTCGGTGTTGTGCACGCTATATCGACTTCAGCGGTAATTTCAGATTCATTCGTTGCTTATGGTACGAAAGGCGGATCAATATATTTTGTTAAGAGCAGCGGTAGTATTACAGGTGCAGTGAGTTTAAATGTTTTCGATTCAACCGAGATTGTTGGGTTAAATCTACTCACTAGCAATAGCTATATAGCTTTGTCAGCTATAGGGGATGTTCGGAAAATTTCTCCATACACTTCAGAAGTGTTGAGCCCCATCAAACAATTTGGTCATACTTTTAATGCTCCAGCAGCATCGGCATTAATTTCCGGAAATTCATATTGGAAAGATCAGATAGGGCGTTGCATTGCCTTTGCATCGAGCGATGGATACATTTATCTCGTTGATAGTTCATTAAATTTACTAAATGGATTTCCGATTGCAACCGGTAGCGAAATTAATAATTCTCCCGCAATCGGTGATGTTGACGGTGATAATATAAAAGATATTGTAGTTTTCGGCGGAAATAAAATATACGCCGTGAACGCGACGGGAGCGTACTTAGATAATTATCCGATAACAGTTCCAAGTCAAAAACCAATTCTTACATCTCCCAGCATTGCGGATGTTAATGGAGACGGACTTGTTGATATTGTTGCGGTTACACAGGAAGGAATTGTTGTAGCATACAATTCACAAGGAAGGATGGTAAACGGTTTCCCGCTCCTCTCCGGACCAAACAGCGGATCTACACCTGCAGTTTTTTATATGAATAGTGTCTGCCTCAGTTGTGTTGATATAGGATTGGCTGTCGGCTCGGATGACGGTTTTGTTTATGCGTGGAAAACCGGTGGAATAGTTACAGGTCTTACCGCTCCTCCAATTATGCCTTGGCCCCAATATCTTCACGATGCACAGAATACCGGAATGAGCGCCGAAGTGAGTGCTCCAATTTCCAAAAGCGATAATTATTTGCCTGCAGAGCGAGCATACAATTGGCCCAATCCCGTAACAGCAGCCGATAATTTTATAACGCATTTCCGCTACTATGTAAAAGAAAACTCGACCATCCGTATAAAAATTATAGACCAGGCAGGTGATTTAGTTACACAATTTGAAAAAACCGGTGTTGGTGGAATCGATAATGAGTTTGAATGGGATGCATCCGCTTTACAAAGCGGAGTATATTATGTGCACGTTGAAGCAAACGGATCATCAGGCAGCGGTCATTCAATTTTTAAAATGGCAATAGTCCGGTAA